Sequence from the Mycobacterium florentinum genome:
CATGGGAAGGCACGCGCCGGCAGACCATTTCGTCGACGACGACCCGACCGTGTTCATCCACTACGGGGACGACGACCACGGCAGCGCGGAGCCCGATCCCGACGATCCGATTCCGGGTTGGCGCAAACCAATTGCGTTGGCCGGGTGGGGCCTGCTCATCGCGGTGCTGATCGCGCTGATCGTCTGGGGCATCATCCAACTCATGCACGGCGCCCCGCCGCAACAACCGATAACCAACACCACCCCCGCGACCGCCACCACGACGCCGGCCCGGTCGTCGAGCACCTCGAGCGTGCCACCGCCGGCACCAAGCGAGCAGACGACCACCCCGCCCGCCACCGACGCCCCGTCGGCGTCGACCGAGGACTCGCTGCCGTCGACCGCCACGACCACGCCGACCACGCCATCGGGCGACGCGTACCCGCTGCCACAACTGCCGTCGGTGATCACGCTGCCGCCGCTGCCGGGGCTACCGACCGAGATCACGCTGCCGCCCGGCCTGTGAAAAGGGCTCCCACCTAGACTCTCGGGAACCCACAGTCACATTTACGACAAAGCACAGAGGTATGCCAGATGTCCGAGTCGCTCGGGTTGTCCATCGGGATGGCCAATCTGGTCGCGGCCAGGACGGGTGGCGACGTGGTGACTCGCAGATCCGTGCTCACCCTGTTTGACCAGCGCCCATCGGAAGTCGGCCTCCCGGAGGAAACTGGGGACCCGGCCGACGCCGGCCTGGTGATGCGGGGGTTCGTCGAACGGGTCGGCGACCGAACTCCGCTGGTGGCGGCCGACGGCACCAAGTACCTCGGTGACGCGCTGACGGTCGAGGCGCTCGAGGCGATGGCCCGCGCCGTCGACTACGGAACGCCGGTCACGATCGCCGTCCCCGCCTATTGGTCGCCGGAACAGTCCGCGGCCCTGCGCGAGGAATTCTTCGCCCAGCCGGGCCTGGCTCCCAACGGCGTTCCGCCGGCGCTGATCTCCGACGCCACCGCGTCGCTCACCGCGCTGCGGGCCGAACCGGACTTCCCGGCCCAAGGCATCGTCGCGCTGTGCGACTTCGGCGCCAGCGGCACCACCGTCACGCTGAGCGACGCCGGATCGGACTAT
This genomic interval carries:
- a CDS encoding oligopeptide transporter substrate-binding protein — protein: MGRHAPADHFVDDDPTVFIHYGDDDHGSAEPDPDDPIPGWRKPIALAGWGLLIAVLIALIVWGIIQLMHGAPPQQPITNTTPATATTTPARSSSTSSVPPPAPSEQTTTPPATDAPSASTEDSLPSTATTTPTTPSGDAYPLPQLPSVITLPPLPGLPTEITLPPGL